From one Streptomyces mobaraensis genomic stretch:
- a CDS encoding urease subunit beta produces the protein MIPGQVFHADEPVRLNEGLHRTRITVLNAADRPVQVGSHYHFAEANPGLDFDRAAAHGKRLDIPAGTAVRFEPGIPVEVDLVPLAGKRIVPGLRGACGGQLDG, from the coding sequence CTGATACCGGGTCAGGTCTTCCACGCGGACGAGCCCGTCCGCCTCAACGAGGGCCTGCACCGCACCCGGATCACCGTGCTCAACGCCGCCGACCGGCCCGTGCAGGTGGGCTCGCACTACCACTTCGCCGAGGCCAACCCGGGCCTCGACTTCGACCGGGCCGCCGCCCACGGCAAACGGCTCGACATCCCGGCCGGCACCGCCGTCCGCTTCGAGCCCGGCATCCCGGTGGAGGTGGACCTCGTCCCGCTGGCCGGCAAGCGGATCGTCCCGGGGCTGCGCGGGGCCTGCGGGGGCCAGCTCGATGGCTGA
- a CDS encoding urease subunit gamma, with protein sequence MRLTPHEQERLLIHVAADVAEKRRTRGLLLNHPEAVALITAHVLEGARDGRTVAELMASGRKVLTRDEVMPGIPEMIPDVQVEATFPDGTKLVTVHEPIA encoded by the coding sequence GTGCGACTGACCCCGCACGAGCAGGAGCGGCTGCTGATCCATGTGGCCGCCGACGTGGCCGAGAAGCGCCGGACCCGCGGACTGCTCCTCAACCACCCCGAGGCCGTGGCCCTCATCACCGCGCACGTCCTGGAGGGCGCCCGCGACGGCCGGACGGTCGCCGAACTCATGGCGTCCGGACGGAAGGTGCTCACCCGCGACGAGGTCATGCCCGGCATCCCCGAGATGATCCCCGACGTCCAGGTCGAGGCCACCTTCCCGGACGGGACCAAGCTCGTCACCGTCCACGAGCCCATAGCCTGA